In Actinomycetota bacterium, one genomic interval encodes:
- the hoxE gene encoding bidirectional hydrogenase complex protein HoxE, with protein sequence MTQAKDRHKSDQPDGDSRYKLLDRAIAQHQHSGYALIEVLHAAQGIFGYLESDLLTYVAHKLKLPLSRVYGVATFYHFFRLKPSGEHVFVLCTGTACYVKGAGAVQEAVECHCGIKFGDTTDDGSISLIAARCVGACGLAPVAILDDVVAGELSPEDAVRRIKQWEESGDEVPV encoded by the coding sequence GTGACGCAGGCCAAAGACAGACACAAATCTGACCAGCCCGACGGCGACAGCCGCTACAAGTTGTTGGATCGGGCAATCGCCCAACATCAGCACAGCGGGTATGCACTGATCGAGGTCCTTCACGCGGCGCAGGGAATATTCGGGTACCTCGAGAGCGATCTACTCACATATGTGGCGCACAAGTTGAAACTTCCGCTCAGCCGTGTGTACGGTGTGGCGACCTTCTATCATTTCTTCCGGCTCAAGCCTAGCGGCGAACATGTCTTCGTGCTCTGCACTGGGACTGCCTGCTATGTGAAAGGCGCCGGAGCAGTTCAGGAAGCCGTCGAGTGCCATTGCGGAATCAAATTCGGCGACACGACCGACGATGGAAGCATCTCGCTCATCGCCGCGCGATGTGTAGGCGCCTGCGGACTCGCGCCTGTGGCCATTTTGGACGACGTTGTTGCAGGCGAACTGAGTCCCGAGGACGCGGTGCGCCGCATCAAGCAGTGGGAAGAAAGCGGCGACGAGGTGCCCGTATGA
- a CDS encoding ATP-binding cassette domain-containing protein yields MTSNLVDSAGTQSSTGSHGAASMVSVRSLEKNYGSLRAVDGVSFEVARGEIFGLLGPNGAGKTTCLEMMEGLRRPDAGTITISGISVWPDPTKVKRLIGVQTQSTAFYEELTVQEVLRLFSALHGRRLPKRAIEDLLDLSGLAEKRKAYTLALSGGQKQRLAIAIALVNEPELVFLDEPTTGLDPQARRRTWEVVKELRDRGKTIILSSHYMEEAEYLCDRLAIIDYGKIIAMDTPARLVGQLGRKARISFTASRPIEGTSLGLAGSEVGAPDSEGEQTLLVAIALVNEPELVFLDEPTTGLDPQARRRTWEVVKELRDRGKTIILSSHYMEEAEYLCDRLAIIDYGKIIAMDTPARLVGQLGRKARISFTASRPIEGTSLGLAGSEVGAPDSEGEQTLLAENLDDAITVLLRTAHDQDIEIKNLQVRTANLEDVFLTLTGKELRD; encoded by the coding sequence ATGACATCCAACTTGGTTGACTCGGCAGGCACCCAAAGCTCGACGGGTTCTCACGGTGCGGCGTCGATGGTTTCCGTCCGCTCCCTGGAGAAGAACTACGGATCCTTGCGAGCCGTGGACGGCGTCTCCTTCGAGGTCGCTCGCGGTGAGATCTTCGGGCTCCTCGGCCCCAATGGTGCTGGGAAGACCACGTGCCTGGAGATGATGGAGGGACTGAGGAGGCCTGACGCCGGGACGATCACCATAAGCGGGATTTCCGTCTGGCCGGATCCAACCAAGGTCAAGAGGCTGATCGGCGTGCAGACGCAATCGACCGCCTTCTACGAGGAGCTGACGGTGCAGGAGGTCCTGCGCCTCTTCAGCGCGCTCCACGGGAGGCGACTTCCCAAGCGAGCCATAGAGGATCTGCTCGACCTGAGCGGACTTGCCGAGAAGCGCAAGGCTTACACGCTCGCGCTTTCGGGCGGGCAGAAGCAGCGACTGGCAATCGCCATTGCGCTCGTCAACGAACCGGAGCTGGTCTTTCTCGACGAACCCACCACCGGCCTAGACCCGCAGGCCAGACGCCGGACCTGGGAGGTCGTCAAGGAGCTGAGGGATAGGGGCAAGACCATCATCCTGAGCAGCCATTACATGGAGGAAGCCGAGTACCTTTGCGACCGCCTGGCCATCATCGACTACGGGAAGATCATTGCGATGGACACGCCTGCGCGACTCGTCGGCCAGCTGGGAAGAAAGGCGCGGATCAGCTTCACGGCGAGCCGCCCGATCGAAGGGACCTCGCTGGGGTTGGCGGGCTCCGAGGTGGGAGCACCGGACTCTGAAGGCGAGCAGACACTGCTCGTCGCCATTGCGCTCGTCAACGAACCGGAGCTGGTCTTTCTCGACGAACCCACCACCGGCCTAGACCCGCAGGCCAGACGCCGGACCTGGGAGGTCGTCAAGGAGCTGAGGGATAGGGGCAAGACCATCATCCTGAGCAGCCATTACATGGAGGAAGCCGAGTACCTTTGCGACCGCCTGGCCATCATCGACTACGGGAAGATCATTGCGATGGACACGCCTGCGCGACTCGTCGGCCAGCTGGGAAGAAAGGCGCGGATCAGCTTCACGGCGAGCCGCCCGATCGAAGGGACCTCGCTGGGGTTGGCGGGCTCCGAGGTGGGAGCACCGGACTCTGAAGGCGAGCAGACACTGCTCGCCGAGAACCTGGACGATGCTATCACTGTCCTCCTGCGCACCGCACACGATCAAGACATCGAGATCAAGAACCTACAGGTCAGGACCGCTAATCTTGAAGACGTGTTCCTTACGCTGACCGGAAAGGAGCTCCGGGATTGA
- a CDS encoding ABC transporter permease — translation MAFIELLKANTRMHLRNRNSLFWHFAFPLGFMVLFGFLVGQGDRQAPINIGLSGDPTWTQHVETAFGGIEEVEITKGEQNVLVEGLRVGEQHVVIVFDPQATESGQPIQVEILYDPGDAMGTGGVARTMVMGVLDGIAKQAQGAPELFVIEETSVLVDELPFISFLMPGIIGMSVMFSCLFGVASPLVTEREKGILRQVKLTTVRTPVFLAAKSAGMTVLAFLQALIIIGVGMLLFDVEISGSLVGASVVLFMGAMMMVALGMLVAGIAGRVESVDSIAQLIAMPMMFLAGTFFPIDMAPSWLRGIAEVLPLTYLNSGLRDTLVGGQSLGDIKSALIAMAGWTLVFIAAASIRFRWEPQKKSNGG, via the coding sequence ATGGCGTTCATAGAGCTTCTCAAGGCCAACACGCGCATGCATCTGCGCAATCGCAACTCGCTTTTCTGGCATTTCGCGTTCCCGTTGGGGTTCATGGTCCTCTTCGGGTTCCTCGTCGGGCAAGGCGATAGACAGGCCCCGATCAACATCGGTCTGTCTGGCGACCCGACTTGGACCCAGCATGTTGAGACCGCATTTGGCGGGATAGAGGAGGTGGAGATCACCAAAGGCGAGCAGAATGTGCTCGTGGAGGGACTCAGGGTTGGCGAACAGCACGTCGTCATCGTCTTCGATCCGCAGGCCACAGAGTCGGGTCAGCCGATCCAGGTAGAGATCCTATACGATCCGGGCGACGCGATGGGTACCGGTGGAGTAGCGCGGACGATGGTCATGGGCGTGCTGGATGGCATCGCCAAGCAGGCCCAGGGAGCCCCCGAGTTGTTCGTGATCGAAGAAACCAGCGTGCTGGTCGACGAACTGCCTTTCATCAGCTTCCTGATGCCGGGGATAATCGGGATGTCGGTGATGTTCTCGTGTCTGTTCGGAGTGGCCAGCCCACTGGTGACCGAGCGCGAGAAGGGCATACTTCGGCAGGTGAAACTGACCACAGTCCGGACACCGGTGTTCCTCGCGGCCAAATCCGCAGGCATGACCGTGCTCGCCTTTCTGCAGGCACTTATCATCATCGGGGTAGGGATGCTCCTGTTCGATGTGGAGATCAGCGGCAGTCTTGTGGGCGCATCAGTCGTTCTATTCATGGGCGCGATGATGATGGTGGCGCTCGGGATGCTCGTCGCCGGAATCGCTGGCAGGGTCGAGTCGGTGGACTCGATCGCCCAATTGATCGCAATGCCGATGATGTTTTTGGCTGGCACCTTCTTTCCCATCGACATGGCTCCGAGTTGGCTGCGTGGTATTGCTGAGGTTTTGCCGCTGACTTATCTGAACAGTGGCCTGCGGGATACTCTGGTGGGCGGGCAGTCACTTGGGGATATCAAATCTGCACTGATTGCCATGGCTGGGTGGACTCTAGTATTCATCGCAGCTGCCTCGATCCGATTCAGGTGGGAGCCACAGAAGAAGAGCAACGGCGGATAA